The Paenarthrobacter aurescens region CTTCGCCCACTGCTGGCGTGACCATGCCATCTTTTTAGGTCATATGACCTAGAATGTGATTGTGAATGATCTCCTTGAACCCGATCCCGCTGGTCCCGTGCTGATCGCGGGCGGTTACGGCACAGTCGGCACGGCCCTCACCCGGCTGGCCGCTCCCGAATGGCCCCTGCTCCTGACGGGCAGAAACCCTGAGCGCGGCAGCCATCTGAGCAACGGCAGGGTGGAGGTTCGGAAATGGGATCTCAACCAGCCGGAGCCCTTTGCCGCCAAGGTCAGGGCAGTCATCAGCGCCGTCAACGACCCCCATGACAGGGTGCTCCAAGCTGCTGTCACCGCCGGGATCCCCTACGTTGACGTCACCCGCTGGACCAGCCGCGTCACCAGAGCACTCACGCAGGCCACACTCCTGCGGCCAACAGCACCTGTACTGCTGAGCTCGGGCTGGATGGGCGGAGTCACCAACATCGTCGCCGCAGCGTTGGCCCGGGACGCCGGCGAAGGGCACCGGATCGACGTCGCCATCCGTTACGACATCAATGACCAGGCCGGAATCGATTCCGTGGACTTCATGGACCGGCTGGGACTGGACTTTGAAGTACGCAAAGGCGGGCAGGCCGTCGTCGTGCGTCCCCTGACCGATGCGCGCTGGGTGGACATTGCCGGGCACCGCACCAAAGTGGCGCGGCTGGACACTCCCGAGCAATTCACGTTGCCGCTCACCCTCGGTGCCGGGTCCGTGGCAACCCGGATCGGGTTCAGCTCCAGGATGTCCACGACGGCGTTGCTCGCCGCCCGTGCGGTAGGGCTGTTCCGTTGGGGCAGCGGAAAACGCTGGGCGCCTGTGCGTCGCTCCTTCCTGTACTCACCCGGCTTGGGCGGGACGGCACACATCCGCATCGACGTCCAAGGCCCGGCCGGGACGCGAACCGCCGTTATTTCCGATCCTCAAGGTCAAGCCCATTTGACTGCGCTGGGAGGGCTGCTGGGGCTACGCGCAGTTCTCGCGGAGGACGCCAAAGCCGGCGTTTCCTTCCCCGAATCCGCGCCGGATCCCGCATCCAGGCTCGCGGAACTCGAATCGCACGGTGTGACAATATTGAGGTCATGACCGAAAGCAAGGGCGCCCTGCGGAAGGCTGCGCTCCTTGACGCCGCTGAACAAGTTCTGGTCACCAAAGGCAACGCCAATGCTGCCATGCGGGATTTTGCGGCCGCGGCCGGAGTCCGGATCGGACACCTGCAGCACTACTTTCCTACGCGGGCGGACCTGATCCGGGCCGTTCTTGAACGAAGCCTGGAACGCTCCTTGCAGCGGCTTGCCGAAGAGGCCAGGCTGGA contains the following coding sequences:
- a CDS encoding saccharopine dehydrogenase, producing the protein MNDLLEPDPAGPVLIAGGYGTVGTALTRLAAPEWPLLLTGRNPERGSHLSNGRVEVRKWDLNQPEPFAAKVRAVISAVNDPHDRVLQAAVTAGIPYVDVTRWTSRVTRALTQATLLRPTAPVLLSSGWMGGVTNIVAAALARDAGEGHRIDVAIRYDINDQAGIDSVDFMDRLGLDFEVRKGGQAVVVRPLTDARWVDIAGHRTKVARLDTPEQFTLPLTLGAGSVATRIGFSSRMSTTALLAARAVGLFRWGSGKRWAPVRRSFLYSPGLGGTAHIRIDVQGPAGTRTAVISDPQGQAHLTALGGLLGLRAVLAEDAKAGVSFPESAPDPASRLAELESHGVTILRS